A single Pseudomonas sp. MM223 DNA region contains:
- the cycA_1 gene encoding D-serine/D-alanine/glycine transporter (*Name cycA_1), which produces MQDMPASLEQSKPLTPDREGHLQRTLENRHIQLISIGGAIGTGLFMGSGKVIALSGTSILLVYAILGFFVFFVMRAMGELLLSDLRFKSFADIVAHYLGPRAGFVLSWSYWLSWSVAVVGDVVVVAGFFQYWYPDAPAWLPAFFTLFVLLGLNMLAVRIFGEVAFWFGIIKIVAIVLLIITAAVMIATSYTSPNGVVASLSNVVAPGAVLPHGISGFFAGFQIAVFSFAGTELIGTTAAEAKNPHRSLPKAINTIPLRILLFYILALVCIISVVSWAEVPANRSPFVELFLLAGFPAAAGMINFVVLTSAASSANSGVYSGCRMLFGLAERRNAPALFARLSALSVPVYSLVFSGVCMLIGLSLLFIIPEVMTVFTLISTVSAILVIFTWSMILAAYLAYRKRNPAAHKASAFKLPGGVPMAVTTLGFLGFVLVLLALQPDTRLALCVMPLWFVFLLLAYRHRQHT; this is translated from the coding sequence ATGCAAGACATGCCCGCAAGCCTTGAGCAAAGCAAACCGCTAACCCCCGACCGAGAGGGGCACCTGCAACGCACGCTGGAAAACCGCCACATCCAGCTGATTTCCATAGGCGGCGCCATCGGTACCGGCCTGTTCATGGGCTCGGGCAAGGTGATCGCGCTGTCCGGCACCTCGATCCTTTTGGTGTACGCCATCCTCGGGTTCTTCGTGTTCTTCGTCATGCGCGCCATGGGCGAGTTGCTGTTGTCCGACCTGCGCTTCAAGTCGTTCGCCGATATCGTTGCCCACTACCTGGGGCCGCGCGCCGGCTTTGTGCTGAGCTGGTCATACTGGCTGAGCTGGAGCGTGGCGGTGGTCGGCGACGTGGTCGTGGTGGCCGGGTTCTTCCAGTACTGGTACCCCGACGCACCGGCCTGGCTACCCGCGTTCTTCACCCTGTTCGTGCTGCTGGGGCTGAACATGCTGGCGGTGCGGATATTTGGCGAGGTGGCGTTCTGGTTCGGCATCATCAAGATTGTGGCCATCGTGCTGTTGATCATCACGGCTGCGGTGATGATCGCCACCTCCTATACCTCACCCAATGGCGTGGTGGCTTCGTTGTCCAACGTGGTCGCGCCGGGTGCGGTGCTGCCCCATGGCATCAGCGGTTTTTTTGCCGGGTTCCAGATTGCCGTGTTTTCCTTTGCCGGCACCGAGCTGATCGGTACCACCGCCGCCGAGGCGAAGAACCCGCATCGCTCGCTGCCCAAGGCCATCAACACCATCCCCTTGCGTATTCTGCTGTTCTACATCCTGGCGCTGGTGTGCATCATCAGCGTGGTGTCGTGGGCCGAGGTGCCGGCCAACCGCAGCCCCTTTGTCGAACTGTTCCTGCTGGCCGGTTTCCCGGCGGCGGCGGGCATGATCAACTTCGTGGTACTGACCTCGGCAGCTTCTTCGGCCAACAGCGGCGTCTACTCGGGCTGCCGGATGCTGTTCGGGCTGGCCGAGCGGCGTAACGCGCCGGCCTTGTTCGCCAGGCTTTCGGCACTGAGCGTGCCGGTGTACAGCCTGGTGTTTTCCGGGGTGTGCATGCTGATCGGGTTGAGCCTGCTGTTCATCATCCCCGAGGTGATGACGGTGTTCACGCTGATTTCGACCGTGTCGGCAATCCTGGTGATCTTTACCTGGTCGATGATCCTTGCTGCGTACCTTGCCTACCGCAAACGCAACCCGGCTGCGCACAAAGCCTCGGCGTTCAAGCTGCCGGGCGGGGTGCCGATGGCCGTCACCACCTTGGGCTTCCTCGGCTTTGTGCTGGTGCTGCTGGCGCTGCAGCCGGATACCCGGTTGGCGCTGTGCGTCATGCCGTTGTGGTTCGTGTTCCTGCTGCTGGCCTACCGCCACCGCCAACACACATGA
- the cpnA_2 gene encoding Cyclopentanol dehydrogenase (*Name cpnA_2), with protein sequence MAGRLNGKVALITGGAGGCGLAASELFAAEGAKVGIVDLPGSKGAEVARQLRDAGYEAIFAAADVSDAQQVKAAVAAVENAFGHITVLMNHAGILAALPFLDTSEEEWDRVMAVNVKSMFLVTRAVLPGMLAAGGGSIVCTSSISAVVGTPMEVLYCTSKGATHMFARAISVEFRDRGIRANAICPGFIATAHGLREIDMLRKHGVDVSEEAIAAAQGRLCEPSEVASAALFLASDDASFVNGAHLFADNGYTAI encoded by the coding sequence ATGGCGGGACGTCTTAACGGCAAGGTGGCGCTGATCACTGGCGGTGCGGGTGGCTGCGGGCTGGCCGCGTCGGAGCTGTTCGCAGCAGAAGGGGCAAAGGTCGGCATTGTCGACCTGCCCGGTAGCAAGGGCGCCGAAGTCGCGCGGCAATTGCGTGATGCAGGTTACGAGGCCATTTTCGCCGCAGCGGATGTATCGGATGCACAACAGGTGAAGGCCGCTGTAGCCGCCGTGGAAAATGCCTTTGGCCATATCACGGTACTGATGAACCACGCCGGCATCCTGGCAGCCCTGCCCTTTCTGGACACCAGCGAAGAGGAATGGGACCGGGTCATGGCAGTGAACGTGAAAAGCATGTTCCTGGTCACCCGCGCCGTACTGCCCGGCATGTTGGCGGCCGGTGGCGGCAGCATCGTCTGCACCTCCTCCATCTCGGCCGTGGTGGGTACACCGATGGAGGTGCTGTATTGCACCAGCAAGGGCGCCACGCACATGTTCGCCCGGGCCATCTCCGTGGAGTTCCGCGACCGGGGCATCCGCGCCAACGCCATCTGCCCGGGTTTTATCGCCACCGCCCACGGCCTGCGCGAAATCGACATGCTGCGCAAGCATGGCGTGGACGTGAGTGAGGAGGCCATCGCTGCTGCCCAAGGGCGCTTGTGTGAGCCCTCGGAAGTGGCCAGCGCAGCCTTGTTCCTGGCCAGTGACGACGCCAGCTTCGTGAACGGCGCACACCTGTTTGCCGACAACGGCTACACGGCCATCTGA
- the benM_1 gene encoding HTH-type transcriptional regulator BenM (*Name benM_1): MELRHLRYFKVLAETLNFTRAAELLHIAQPPLSRQISQLEDELGTLLVVRERPLRLTEAGRFFYEQTCTVLQQLHNISDNTRRIGQGQRQWLGIGFAPSTLYNVLPELIRELRQDSELELGLSEMTTLQQVDALKSGRIDIAFGRIRIEDAAIAQQVLREDPLVAVLPKGHPLAGSPLSLAQLAGEAFILYPANPRPSYADHVLALFAQHGMSIRVSQWANELQTAIGLVAVGVGVTLVPASVQQQHRTDIEYVGLLDSSAVSPIILSRRKGDVSPIVQRCLALIAQQVG, from the coding sequence ATGGAGCTGCGCCACCTGCGTTATTTCAAGGTCTTGGCCGAGACCCTGAACTTCACCCGCGCTGCCGAGCTGCTGCACATTGCCCAGCCCCCCTTGAGCCGGCAGATCAGCCAGCTGGAGGACGAGCTCGGTACCTTGCTGGTAGTACGCGAACGCCCGCTGCGGTTGACCGAAGCCGGTCGCTTTTTTTATGAACAGACCTGCACCGTGCTGCAGCAACTGCACAACATCAGCGACAACACCCGCCGCATCGGCCAGGGCCAGCGCCAGTGGCTGGGCATCGGTTTTGCCCCCTCGACCCTGTACAACGTGTTGCCAGAGCTGATCCGCGAACTGCGTCAGGACAGCGAACTGGAACTGGGCCTGAGCGAGATGACCACGCTGCAGCAGGTGGACGCATTGAAGAGCGGGCGCATCGACATCGCCTTCGGGCGCATTCGCATCGAGGATGCGGCCATTGCGCAACAGGTACTGCGTGAAGACCCGCTGGTGGCCGTGCTGCCCAAGGGCCACCCGCTGGCGGGCAGCCCGCTCAGCCTCGCCCAGCTTGCTGGCGAGGCGTTCATCCTTTACCCGGCCAACCCCCGGCCCAGTTATGCCGACCACGTGCTGGCGCTGTTCGCCCAGCACGGCATGAGCATCCGCGTCAGCCAGTGGGCCAACGAACTGCAGACGGCCATCGGCCTGGTGGCCGTCGGCGTGGGGGTGACCCTGGTACCGGCGTCGGTCCAACAGCAGCACCGCACCGATATCGAGTATGTCGGTTTGCTGGATAGCAGCGCCGTCAGCCCGATCATCCTCAGCCGGCGCAAGGGTGATGTGAGCCCGATCGTACAGCGGTGCCTGGCGTTGATCGCCCAGCAGGTCGGGTGA
- the catB gene encoding Muconate cycloisomerase 1 (*Name catB), which yields MTSALIERIDAIIVDLPTIRPHKLAMHTMQQQTLVVLRVRCSDGVEGIGEATTIGGLAYGYESPEGIKANIDAYLAPALIGLAADNINAAMLKLDKLAKGNTFAKSGIESALLDAQGKRLGLPVSELLGGRVRDSLEVAWTLASGDTARDIAEAQHMLEIRRHRVFKLKIGANPVEQDLKHVVTIKRELGDSASVRVDVNQYWDESQAIRACQVLGDNGIDLIEQPISRINRGGQVRLNQRSPAPIMADESIESVEDAFSLAADGAASIFALKIAKNGGPRAVLRTAQIAEAAGIGLYGGTMLEGSIGTLASAHAFLTLRQLTWGTELFGPLLLTEEIVNEPPQYRDFQLHIPRTPGLGLTLDEQRLARFARR from the coding sequence ATGACAAGCGCGCTGATTGAACGTATTGATGCAATTATCGTCGACCTGCCGACCATTCGCCCGCACAAGCTGGCAATGCACACCATGCAGCAGCAGACCCTGGTGGTATTGCGTGTGCGTTGCAGCGATGGCGTGGAAGGTATCGGTGAGGCCACCACCATTGGCGGCCTGGCCTATGGCTACGAAAGCCCCGAGGGCATCAAGGCCAACATCGACGCGTACCTGGCCCCGGCGCTGATCGGCCTGGCGGCGGACAACATCAACGCCGCCATGCTCAAGCTGGACAAGCTGGCCAAGGGCAATACGTTTGCCAAGTCGGGTATCGAAAGCGCCTTGCTCGACGCCCAGGGCAAACGCCTGGGGCTGCCGGTCAGCGAGCTGCTGGGGGGCCGTGTGCGTGACAGCCTGGAAGTGGCCTGGACCTTGGCCAGTGGTGACACCGCCCGCGATATCGCCGAAGCCCAGCACATGCTGGAAATCCGCCGACACCGGGTGTTCAAGCTGAAGATTGGCGCCAACCCGGTGGAGCAGGACCTCAAGCACGTGGTGACGATAAAGCGCGAACTGGGCGATAGCGCCAGCGTGCGGGTGGACGTCAACCAGTACTGGGACGAATCCCAGGCCATCCGCGCTTGCCAGGTGCTTGGCGACAACGGTATCGATCTGATCGAGCAACCGATATCGCGCATCAACCGGGGTGGCCAGGTGCGCCTGAACCAGCGCAGCCCTGCACCGATCATGGCCGATGAGTCCATCGAAAGCGTCGAAGATGCCTTCAGCCTGGCCGCCGACGGCGCGGCCAGCATCTTTGCCCTGAAAATCGCCAAGAACGGCGGCCCGCGTGCTGTGCTGCGCACCGCGCAAATCGCCGAAGCCGCCGGCATCGGCCTGTATGGCGGCACCATGCTTGAAGGTTCGATCGGCACCCTGGCCTCGGCCCACGCCTTCCTTACCCTGCGCCAGCTGACCTGGGGCACCGAGCTGTTCGGCCCGCTGCTGCTGACCGAAGAAATCGTCAACGAGCCGCCGCAATACCGCGACTTCCAGCTGCACATTCCCCGTACCCCAGGCCTGGGCCTGACCCTGGACGAACAGCGCCTGGCGCGCTTCGCCCGTCGCTGA
- the catC gene encoding Muconolactone Delta-isomerase (*Name catC) — MLFHVKMTVKLPVDMDPAKATQLKADEKELAQRLQREGTWRHLWRIAGHYANYSVFDVPSVEALHDTLMQLPLFPYMDIEVDGLCRHPSSIHSDDR; from the coding sequence ATGCTGTTCCACGTGAAGATGACCGTGAAACTGCCGGTCGACATGGACCCGGCCAAGGCCACCCAGCTCAAGGCCGATGAAAAGGAACTGGCCCAGCGCCTGCAACGTGAAGGGACCTGGCGCCACCTGTGGCGCATTGCCGGGCACTACGCCAACTACAGCGTGTTCGATGTGCCCAGCGTCGAGGCGCTGCATGACACACTGATGCAACTGCCGTTGTTCCCGTACATGGACATCGAGGTCGACGGCCTGTGCCGGCATCCCTCGTCGATCCACAGCGACGACCGCTGA
- the catA_1 gene encoding Catechol 1,2-dioxygenase (*Name catA_1), whose amino-acid sequence MTVKISHTADIQAFFNKVAGLDHAEGSPRFKQIILRVLQDTARLVEDLEITEDEFWHAVDYLNRLGGRNEAGLLAAGLGIEHFLDLLQDAKDAEAGLGGGTPRTIEGPLYVAGAPLAQGEARMDDGTDPGVVMFLKGQVFDADGKPLAGATVDLWHANTQGTYSYFDSTQSEYNLRRRIITDAEGRYRARSIVPSGYGCDPQGPTQECLDLLGRHGQRPAHVHFFISAPGHRHLTTQINFEGDKYLWDDFAYATRDGLIGELRFVEDAAAARDRGVQGERFAELAFDFHLQGATAPEAEARSHRPRALQEG is encoded by the coding sequence ATGACCGTGAAAATTTCCCACACTGCCGACATTCAAGCCTTCTTCAACAAAGTGGCTGGCCTGGACCACGCCGAGGGTAGCCCCCGCTTCAAGCAGATCATCCTGCGTGTGCTGCAGGACACCGCGCGCCTGGTCGAAGACCTGGAAATCACCGAAGACGAGTTCTGGCACGCTGTTGATTACCTCAACCGCCTGGGTGGCCGTAACGAGGCTGGCCTGCTGGCCGCAGGCCTGGGTATCGAGCACTTCCTCGACCTGCTGCAGGACGCCAAGGACGCCGAAGCCGGCCTGGGAGGCGGTACCCCGCGTACCATCGAAGGCCCGTTGTACGTCGCCGGGGCACCGCTGGCGCAAGGCGAAGCGCGCATGGACGACGGCACCGACCCAGGCGTGGTGATGTTCCTGAAGGGCCAGGTGTTCGACGCCGACGGCAAGCCGCTGGCCGGCGCCACCGTCGACCTGTGGCACGCCAATACCCAAGGTACCTATTCGTACTTCGACTCGACCCAGTCCGAGTACAACCTGCGCCGCCGCATCATCACCGATGCCGAGGGCCGCTACCGTGCGCGCTCCATCGTGCCGTCGGGGTATGGCTGCGACCCGCAGGGCCCGACCCAGGAATGCCTGGATTTGCTCGGCCGCCATGGCCAACGCCCGGCGCACGTGCACTTCTTCATCTCGGCTCCCGGGCACCGCCACCTGACCACGCAGATCAACTTCGAGGGTGACAAGTACCTGTGGGACGATTTTGCCTATGCCACCCGTGACGGGCTGATCGGCGAGCTGCGCTTTGTCGAGGATGCGGCGGCGGCGCGTGACCGTGGCGTGCAAGGCGAGCGTTTTGCGGAGCTGGCGTTCGACTTCCACCTGCAGGGTGCCACGGCGCCGGAGGCCGAGGCACGCAGCCACCGGCCGCGAGCGTTGCAGGAAGGCTGA